In one window of bacterium DNA:
- a CDS encoding ATP-binding protein gives MAPIIPQEIEGRRSISAHIGRQILDVITAGMYSDPRMALREYVQNAADSIDASIEAGVCLVPEGSISITLDGKTRSILVEDNGLGIKNEDVETRLGGLGCSSKGGGGHRGFRGIGRLGGLAYCDLLRFETRSDAREKVAVIEWSGKALREQVASAKGSEHVEAAIRRIATIHFRAADKHADPAHFCRVEMVNVHRFHADVLMNIKGLREYLSQIVPAPYDRNKFRFAEKIERHLSEVSGYRSYSITLNGTPIVRPFQEQVVLRAEHEDRIMDVKLLELKTPDGRLICRGWYAMSQFMSAMPPNVTMRGIRVRQGNIGVGDEDFLKASFIEPRFATWHIGELHVGEGLKLNARRDGFEESPEYELFLEWSSGVCRLLSSFCRQSSKERSDKQLQLRVGMAMDRLLENTFFLDEDHKMAAIKAAEMQLAQLRKMNPAGEVSTKLVNDYEARVSGLRQKSMFLSDVLNGRSIGRKSGEQVLTEVCKRILDAVPGIAGTTLLREIVAPYVREQKSNS, from the coding sequence GCGTTACGAGAATACGTTCAAAATGCAGCGGACTCGATAGACGCCTCAATAGAGGCGGGTGTCTGTCTCGTTCCCGAGGGTTCCATCTCGATAACTTTAGACGGGAAAACGCGATCCATTTTAGTGGAAGATAATGGATTAGGCATCAAGAACGAGGATGTCGAAACACGCCTGGGTGGGCTGGGATGCAGTTCAAAAGGCGGAGGGGGGCATCGCGGTTTTAGAGGTATTGGGCGCCTAGGCGGATTAGCCTATTGTGACTTGTTGAGGTTTGAAACAAGAAGCGATGCACGGGAAAAAGTGGCAGTTATTGAGTGGTCAGGTAAAGCGTTGCGGGAACAGGTTGCAAGCGCTAAGGGGAGTGAGCATGTCGAGGCTGCTATAAGGCGCATAGCCACTATACATTTCAGGGCTGCCGACAAGCATGCAGATCCGGCACATTTCTGCCGTGTCGAAATGGTGAATGTCCATCGGTTTCATGCTGACGTCCTGATGAATATTAAGGGTTTGCGTGAATATTTATCGCAAATAGTGCCCGCTCCCTATGACAGAAATAAATTTCGATTTGCAGAGAAGATTGAGCGCCATCTTTCGGAGGTTTCAGGATATCGATCGTACAGTATTACCTTGAACGGAACGCCTATTGTGCGGCCGTTCCAGGAACAGGTGGTCTTGCGGGCGGAACACGAAGATCGAATAATGGACGTTAAACTATTAGAGTTAAAAACGCCGGACGGGCGGTTGATCTGTCGGGGCTGGTACGCGATGTCACAGTTTATGTCGGCAATGCCGCCTAATGTAACAATGCGCGGGATTCGTGTGCGGCAGGGTAATATTGGGGTCGGTGATGAAGATTTCTTAAAGGCATCATTTATTGAGCCGCGATTTGCGACGTGGCACATTGGGGAATTACATGTAGGCGAGGGGCTTAAGTTGAATGCCCGCCGCGATGGTTTTGAGGAATCGCCGGAATATGAACTTTTTCTGGAATGGAGTTCAGGCGTATGCCGACTGTTAAGCTCTTTTTGCCGCCAGTCATCCAAAGAAAGAAGCGATAAGCAATTGCAATTGCGCGTTGGTATGGCAATGGATCGGTTGTTAGAAAATACATTCTTTTTGGACGAGGATCATAAGATGGCGGCAATAAAGGCCGCGGAGATGCAATTGGCACAACTTAGGAAAATGAACCCGGCTGGGGAAGTCTCTACGAAACTTGTCAATGACTACGAAGCGCGAGTCTCTGGGTTACGTCAGAAATCGATGTTTTTGTCAGACGTTCTGAACGGTCGATCAATTGGGCGTAAGAGCGGTGAGCAGGTTCTGACTGAGGTGTGCAAACGTATTCTTGATGCAGTACCCGGTATTGCTGGAACAACCCTTCTCCGCGAGATTGTGGCTCCTTACGTTAGGGAGCAGAAGTCCAATTCTTAG